Proteins encoded within one genomic window of Aspergillus nidulans FGSC A4 chromosome VII:
- a CDS encoding RTA1 domain-containing protein (transcript_id=CADANIAT00009040) has product MDFTFHPGVNGSSPWVEFYPYNPSLPAGYAFMAIFAIATLVHFVLMIPYRAAYFIPFILGGICETFGYHGRARSHNNRTGLGPWAQQQMLLLCAPPLLSASIYMTLSRLMTALNAEEHSPIRPKRLTVLFVLNDIICLLTQLVGAGLQVTGDEKIISIGNKAVLAGLIFTLFVFGWFIWIASMFHRRLEAHPTAISLDEAIGNWRVYMGVLYGVCGSMVVRNLVRTIEFGSPHGADVRSREVYIYLFDGALMACVMVLWLVWHPGRLIKAARRVRKGVEGGVELLGGLFRRIWEFWR; this is encoded by the exons ATGGACTTTACCTTCCACCCCGGAGTCAACGGCTCGTCTCCCTGGGTTGAATTCTATCCCTACAATCCTTCCCTCCCAGCTGGCTATGCTTTCATGGCCATTTTCGCCATAGCAACTCTTGTCCACTTTGTCCTTATGATTCCATACAGAGCCGCATATTTTATTCCATTCATTCTCGGCGGGATCT GCGAAACATTTGGCTACCACGGCCGTGCTCGCTCGCACAATAACCGCACCGGACTCGGGCCCTGGGCGCAACAGCAaatgctcctcctctgcgcGCCCCCCTTACTCTCCGCGAGTATCTACATGACGCTGTCCCGGTTGATGACAGCTCTGAACGCAGAAGAACACTCACCCATCCGTCCGAAAAGACTGACTGTGCTCTTTGTGCTCAACGACATAATCTGTCTGCTGACGCAGCTCGTCGGCGCGGGCCTCCAAGTCACAGGGGACGAGAAAATCATAAGTATTGGGAACAAAGCCGTCCTGGCAGGGTTGATCTTCACGCTCTTTGTGTTTGGATGGTTTATTTGGATTGCTTCTATGTTTCATCGACGGCTTGAAGCCCATCCGACGGCTATTTCGCTTGATGAAGCAATTGGCAATTGGAGGGTTTATATGGGAGTTTTGTATGGAGTCTGCGGGTCAATGGTTGTTAGGAATCTGGTAAGAACAATTGAGTTTGGGAGTCCGCATGGAGCGGATGTGAGAAGTCGCGAAGTGTATATTTATTTGTTTGATGGAGCGTTGATGGCATGTGTCATGGTGCTCTGGCTGGTTTGGCATCCTGGGAGGTTGATTAAAGCGGCGAGGAGGGTAAGGAAGGGGGTTGAGGGAGGtgtagagcttctggggg GTTTGTTCAGGCGTATCTGGGAGTTCTGGCGCTAG
- a CDS encoding uncharacterized protein (transcript_id=CADANIAT00009041), whose protein sequence is MVEFKNPATATLLEAVKARRTIYGLKAESPVSDDTIEAIVRDAVLHVPSSFNTQTSRVVLLLKEEHQKVWDIALQAMEGLVAAGALPKEAFESSTKPKLEGFRAGYGTVLFFVDYDALKDIKEKFAIYADKFDPFALESNAMSQYLGMHQSAGIWTALASEGFGANLQHYSPLIDEQIAKQWNIPANWKLDAQLVFGTPTSGPLEKTFAPIEDRFKVFGKSA, encoded by the exons ATGGTCGAGTTCAAGAACCCCGCTACTGCCACCCTCCTCGAGGCCGTCAAGGCTCGCCGCACCATCTACGGCCTCAAGGCTGAGAGCCCCGTCTCCGATGACACCATCGAGGCCATTGTCCGCGATGCCGTCCTGCACGTGCCCAGCTCTTTCAACACGCAGACCTCGCGCGtggttctgctgctgaaggaggaaCACCAGAAGGTCTGGGACATTGCCCTCCAGGCAATGGAGGGTCTCGTGGCTGCGGGTGCGCTGCCCAAGGAGGCGTTTGAGTCCTCGACCAAGCCGAAGCTAGAGGGATTCCGTGCTGGTTACGGAACT gtcctcttcttcgtcgactACGACGCTCTCAAGGACATCAAGGAGAAGTTTGCCATCTACGCTGACAAGTTTGATCCTTTTGCTCTCGAGTCCAATGCCATGTCTCAGTACTTGGGTATGCATCAATCTGCAGGCA TCTGGACCGCCCTAGCCTCTGAAGGCTTCGGCGCCAACCTGCAGCACTACAGTCCCCTGATCGACGAGCAGATCGCCAAGCAGTGGAATATCCCTGCCAACTGGAAGCTTGATGCCCAGCTCGTTTTTGGTACTCCCACCTCTGGtcctctggagaagaccTTTGCTCCCATCGAGGACCGCTTCAAGGTGTTTGGCAAGTCCGCGTAA